Proteins co-encoded in one Arachis hypogaea cultivar Tifrunner chromosome 11, arahy.Tifrunner.gnm2.J5K5, whole genome shotgun sequence genomic window:
- the LOC112720154 gene encoding cytochrome P450 71D9, whose translation MSRFHYACAFSLMNLIFLKPMAIFSSLPTMDSPLPAISFTSMIISLLLFMIMAYKIMMKNPNNKSLKLPPGPNKLPIIGNIHNLFGSPLPHHTLRDLSTKYGPLMHLKLGEVSTIVVSSPEYAKEFLKTHDLNFSSRTPILASKIMSYGSKGLSFSPYGDYYRHLRKICVLELLSSKRVQSFQPIRVEELNNLIKLIASKEGSPINLSKEVFSTISTIASRSAYGTKCRYHKEFISVVREATLISGGFEIGDLYPSITWLQYVSGLKPKLEKLHREADHIMQNIFSDHREMKASRNTQEQSDDVEANEYLLDVLFKFQDSSNQQEFQLTDDSIKAVILDIFAAGTETSATTVLWAMAEMIKNPLIMKKAQAEVRQVLDKEGINGIEKLKYLKSVVKETLRLHPPGAFLLPRECGQDCEINGYHIPSKSKVIINAWAIGRDPNHWVEPERFNPERFMNSTIDYIGNNLEFIPFGAGRRMCPGITFGVASTESTLAMLLYHFDWKLPDGMKIQDLDMSEIFGVAVMRKENLCLVPITSRPICN comes from the exons ATGTCACGTTTTCACTATGCATGTGCTTTTTCACTAATGAACCTTATCTTTCTTAAACCAATGGccattttctcttctcttccaaCAATGGATTCTCCACTCCCTGCTATTAGCTTTACATCAATGATTATCTCCCTTCTCCTTTTCATGATCATGGCATacaaaataatgatgaaaaacCCTAACAATAAATCTCTCAAGTTACCACCAGGGCCAAACAAGCTACCAATAATTGGGAACATACACAACCTTTTTGGCTCACCACTTCCCCACCATACATTGAGAGATTTATCCACAAAATATGGACCCTTGATGCATCTTAAGCTAGGTGAAGTTTCAACTATAGTGGTGTCTTCACCTGAATATGCCAAGGAGTTCTTGAAAACCCATGATCTAAATTTTTCATCAAGAACTCCTATTCTAGCTTCAAAGATAATGTCCTATGGTTCTAAGGGTTTATCTTTTTCACCATATGGTGATTATTATAGACACTTAAGAAAGATTTGTGTGTTGGAGCTTTTAAGCTCTAAACGTGTCCAATCTTTCCAACCAATCAGAGTTGAAGAGCTCAACAATCTCATCAAATTGATTGCTTCAAAAGAAGGGTCGCCTATCAATCTTTCCAAAGAAGTGTTCTCAACAATATCTACTATTGCTTCAAGGTCTGCTTATGGCACCAAGTGCAG GTACCACAAGGAATTCATATCAGTTGTTAGAGAAGCTACATTGATTTCAGGAGGTTTTGAGATTGGAGATTTGTACCCTTCTATTACATGGCTTCAATATGTCTCTGGGTTGAAGCCCAAGCTTGAGAAATTGCACCGAGAAGCTGATCACATAATGCAAAACATTTTCAGTGACCATAGAGAGATGAAAGCATCAAGGAACACACAAGAACAGAGTGATGATGTAGAAGCAAATGAGTACCTCTTGGATGTGCTCTTCAAATTCCAGGATAGTAGTAATCAGCAAGAGTTTCAATTAACAGATGATAGTATCAAGGCTGTGATACTG GACATTTTTGCAGCCGGAACAGAGACATCAGCTACAACCGTATTGTGGGCAATGGCAGAGATGATTAAGAATCCATTGATAATGAAGAAGGCACAAGCTGAAGTAAGACAAGTACTTGACAAAGAAGGAATAAATGGCATTGAAAAactaaaatacttgaaatcagtTGTGAAAGAGACACTGAGATTGCACCCTCCTGGTGCATTTTTACTTCCCAGAGAATGTGGACAAGATTGCGAGATCAATGGATATCACATACCTTCCAAAAGCAAAGTAATAATCAATGCTTGGGCGATTGGGAGAGACCCAAATCATTGGGTTGAGCCTGAAAGGTTCAACCCTGAAAGGTTCATGAATAGCACTATTGATTACATAGGAAACAACTTGGAATTCATTCCTTTTGGTGCCGGAAGAAGAATGTGCCCAGGAATCACGTTTGGGGTGGCGAGCACTGAGTCTACACTTGCAATGTTGTTGTATCATTTTGATTGGAAGCTTCCCGATGGAATGAAGATTCAGGACTTGGATATGTCGGAAATTTTTGGAGTGGCAGTAATGAGAAAAGAAAATCTATGCCTTGTTCCCATTACTTCTCGTCCTATATGCAACTGA
- the LOC140176011 gene encoding uncharacterized protein, with amino-acid sequence MECVTSCSMSVLINGSPSKLFKMKRGLRQGDPLSLFLFVLVVDVLHRMLEEAVRNGRLSPLLVGRDHIELSHLQFADDTILFYPPEDETIKNYKRLLRCFEVMSGLSINFEKSSLIPINCDEQWVRRMCSVLGCKQDSLPVKYLGISLGANPSLPVYYLSLYKMPKDVAEKPISLQRRFLWSKEGGRTGMALVKWEVVQAPKRLGGLGVGDAVIRNTALLFKWWWRFSKEECLLWKKVVEMAPEDISSYSFTRTIWKGLVPPRVELFVWCGVLGYLMLVYYEYARVQ; translated from the exons ATGGAGTGTGTGACTTCGTGCTCTATGTCAGTGTTGATAAACGGCTCGCCTTCTAAGCTGTTCAAGATGAAAAGGGGCCTGCGACAAGGTGATCCTCTGTCTCTGTTCCTTTTTGTACTTGTTGTGGATGTCTTACATAGAATGCTTGAAGAAGCAGTGAGAAACGGTCGCTTATCACCATTGCTGGTTGGAAGAGATCATATTGAGTTGTCGCATCTACAGTTCGCTGATGATACTATTTTGTTCTACCCTCCCGAGGATGAGACCATTAAGAACTACAAGAGGTTGCTTCGGTGCTTTGAGGTGATGTCAGGATTAAGTATTAATTTCGAGAAGTCGAGTTTAATTCCTATCAACTGTGATGAGCAGTGGGTACGACGCATGTGTAGTGTGTTAGGATGCAAGCAAGACTCCCTTCCAGTTAAATATCTGGGTATCTCATTAGGCGCGAACCCAAG TCTACCGGTTTATTATTTGAGCCTATACAAGATGCCGAAGGATGTTGCAGAGAAACCGATTTCCTTACAAAGAAGATTTTTATGGAGTAAGGAGGGTGGGAGGACTGGTATGGCCTTGGTGAAGTGGGAAGTGGTGCAGGCTCCTAAGAGGTTAGGCGGGTTGGGAGTTGGAGATGCTGTGATACGCAATACTGCCcttctgtttaagtggtggtggcggttcTCCAAGGAAGAATGTCTGTTGTGGAAGAAGGTG GTAGAAATGGCTCCGGAGGACATATCAAGTTACAGCTTTACTAGGACAATTTGGAAAGGACTTGTCCCTCCTAGGGTCGAGTTATTTGTTTG gtgtggtgtacTTGGATATCTCATGTTGGTCTACTATGAATATGCCCGGGTACAGTAA
- the LOC112720155 gene encoding cytochrome P450 71D10 translates to MEFVLHYLSSNSTLSFFLFLFTVVFIIFSRSKPKPQNSKLPPGPSKLPFIGNIHQLSSMPHRGLTKLAQEYGPLMHIKLGSLSTIVVSSPEMAKEVMRTHDIIFANRPHNLAIDVITYGSKGMSFSPYGSYWRQMRKICTFELLTPKRVESFRSIREQEASNLVKDLSSNHGSIINFSNVIYSVSYGLTSRVAFGEKSTDQEAFIQVMKDVLKVVSGFSLADLYPSIGMLSVVTGLRSKAERIHQEVDRILEKIVRNHKERKEMNEKSTEDIVDVLLKLQKHSNLEHPLSDNVIKATILDIFAAGSGTSAKTLEWSMSELIKNPSVMERAQAEVRRVFDSRGCVDEANLHELHYLKSVIKETLRLHAPVPLLLPRECSERCEINGYEIPAKSRVVVNAWGIGRDPRYWKEAEKFDPERFIDGSVDFKGADFEFIPFGAGRRICPGITFGVASVELILANLLFHFDWKLPNGEKHEDLDMSESFGLSIRRKHDLYLIPSVYHYSSAN, encoded by the exons ATGGAGTTTGTTCTCCACTATCTTTCTTCAAATTCCACCTtgtccttctttcttttcttgttcacgGTGGTGTTTATCATATTTTCAAGATCAAAACCGAAGccacaaaactcaaaattgccACCAGGACCATCTAAACTACCCTTCATAGGAAACATACACCAACTTAGTTCTATGCCTCACCGTGGCCTAACAAAATTAGCACAAGAATATGGCCCTCTTATGCACATAAAACTAGGCTCACTCTCAACCATAGTTGTTTCTTCACCTGAAATGGCCAAAGAAGTTATGAGAACACATGACATAATATTTGCAAATAGGCCTCACAATCTAGCTATTGATGTTATAACATATGGTTCTAAGGGAATGAGTTTTTCACCTTATGGAAGCTATTGGAGGCAGATGAGGAAGATTTGTACTTTTGAGCTATTAACACCGAAGCGAGTTGAATCGTTTCGATCAATCAGGGAACAAGAAGCATCGAATCTTGTTAAGGATTTAAGTTCCAATCATGGGTCTATCATTAATTTCAGCAACGTTATATATTCTGTGTCATATGGATTAACATCAAGAGTGGCCTTTGGGGAAAAGTCAACGGATCAAGAAGCGTTCATACAAGTTATGAAGGATGTGTTGAAAGTTGTTTCTGGTTTCTCTTTGGCTGATTTGTATCCTTCAATTGGAATGCTTAGTGTTGTGACAGGGTTAAGATCAAAAGCAGAGAGGATTCATCAAGAAGTGGATAGGATCCTTGAGAAGATTGTGAGAAATCACAAGGAAAGAAAGGAAATGAATGAAAAGTCAACGGAGGATATTGTTGATGTCTTATTAAAGCTTCAGAAGCATAGCAACCTTGAGCACCCTCTATCTGACAATGTTATCAAAGCAACAATTTTG gaCATCTTTGCTGCCGGAAGCGGCACCTCAGCGAAAACATTAGAGTGGTCGATGTCAGAACTTATCAAGAACCCAAGCGTGATGGAAAGAGCACAAGCTGAGGTAAGAAGAGTCTTTGATTCAAGAGGGTGTGTCGACGAAGCCAACCTCCATGAACTCCACTACTTAAAATCAGTAATCAAAGAAACACTACGCCTCCATGCTCCTGTTCCTTTATTACTGCCAAGAGAATGCAGCGAGAGATGCGAAATCAATGGTTATGAAATCCCGGCTAAGAGCAGGGTCGTTGTTAATGCTTGGGGAATTGGGAGGGACCCAAGATACTGGAAGGAAGCTGAGAAGTTTGATCCAGAAAGGTTCATTGATGGTTCTGTTGATTTCAAAGGTGCAGATTTTGAGTTCATTCCATTTGGTGCTGGGAGAAGGATTTGTCCTGGAATCACATTTGGGGTTGCTAGTGTTGAACTCATACTTGCAAATTTGCTTTTTCATTTTGATTGGAAGCTTCCAAATGGCGAGAAGCATGAAGATCTTGACATGTCTGAATCATTTGGATTGTCCATCAGAAGAAAACATGATTTGTACCTGATTCCTTCTGTGTATCATTACTCTTCTGCTAATTAG
- the LOC112723781 gene encoding cytochrome P450 71D11-like — protein MEVQIYHLLALFSLFLFIIAALKQNNAKKTHKIPNIPPSPWKLPIIGNMLNLVGSAPHRKLRDLAQKYGPLMHLQLGEIFFIVVSSPAYAREILKTHDANFASRPYSLASDVVFYGSTDIAFSPYGEYWRLLRKICTTEILSAKRVQSQLPMKQKEVNNLIKGIASEEGSVINLSQKIISLMFSITSMAAFGKKYNEQEEFIKVVREVLKLAGGFYIGDLFPSAKWIQNLTGMRPKLEDLHRRVDRILQIIIDDHRQSRTDKEVEDLVDVLLKFEGNSSDVDLPLTNNNIKAIIFDVFTGGSDTAATTINWAMAEMMKNPKILKKAESEVREVLDTRVGAKFIDETCIEEMKYLKAVIKETLRLHPAGPLLLPRECGQACEINGYHIPTKSKMVINAWAIATDPNYWTEPERFFPERFIDSSIDFKGNNFEFIPFGAGRRICPGMNYGVASVELILALLLYHFDWKLPSGIKSEDLDMSELFGASVVKKSDLFLIPVVSRSVI, from the exons ATGGAAGTTCAGATTTATCACTTGCTAGCCCTTTTCTCTTTGTTCCTCTTCATCATTGCCGCACTCAAACAAAACAATGCCAAGAAAACCCACAAAATTCCAAATATACCCCCATCACCATGGAAGCTACCTATCATAGGAAACATGCTCAACCTTGTTGGTTCTGCACCACATAGAAAACTAAGAGACTTAGCACAAAAATATGGACCTTTAATGCATCTTCAACTTGGTGAAATCTTTTTCATTGTTGTTTCTTCACCAGCGTATGCTAGAGAGATACTGAAAACCCATGATGCGAATTTCGCATCACGGCCGTACTCTCTAGCATCAGATGTGGTGTTCTATGGTTCCACGGACATAGCATTTTCGCCATATGGTGAATACTGGAGACTGCTACGTAAGATATGTACTACCGAAATTTTAAGCGCGAAACGCGTTCAATCACAGTTGCCAATGAAGCAGAAAGAGGTCAACAACCTCATCAAAGGGATTGCTTCCGAGGAAGGATCCGTTATCAATCTTAgtcaaaaaattatatcattgatGTTTTCTATTACTTCCATGGCCGCGTTTGGCAAGAAGTACAATGAACAAGAAGAGTTCATTAAAGTTGTTAGAGAGGTTTTGAAGCTGGCTGGAGGTTTTTACATTGGAGACTTGTTTCCATCGGCTAAATGGATTCAGAACCTCACTGGGATGAGGCCTAAGCTTGAGGATTTGCATAGGAGAGTTGATAGGATACTACAGATCATCATCGATGATCATAGACAATCAAGAACTGATAAAGAAGTGGAGGATCTTGTTGATGTTCTGTTGAAATTTGAGGGGAATAGTAGTGATGTGGATCTTCCCTTAACCAACAACAATATCAAGGCTATAATCTTT GATGTCTTCACCGGCGGAAGTGACACAGCAGCAACTACCATTAACTGGGCGATGGCTGAGATGATGAAGAAtccaaaaatattgaagaaagcAGAATCCGAAGTGAGAGAGGTATTAGATACAAGAGTAGGAGCGAAGTTTATTGATGAAACTTGCATTGAAGAAATGAAATACTTGAAAGCAGTTATCAAAGAGACTTTGAGATTACACCCTGCCGGTCCCCTTTTGCTTCCGCGGGAATGCGGACAAGCTTGCGAAATCAATGGAtatcacataccaaccaaaagcaagATGGTAATCAATGCATGGGCGATTGCAACAGATCCTAACTACTGGACTGAACCGGAGAGGTTTTTTCCTGAGAGGTTTATTGATAGCTCAATTGATTTCAAAGGAAACAATTTTGAGTTCATTCCGTTTGGTGCTGGACGAAGAATTTGCCCCGGAATGAACTATGGTGTTGCAAGTGTTGAGTTAATTCTTGCATTGCTGTTGTATCACTTTGATTGGAAGCTTCCCAGTGGGATTAAAAGTGAGGATTTGGATATGTCTGAGTTATTTGGAGCATCTGTTGTAAAAAAATCTGACTTGTTCTTGATTCCTGTGGTTTCTCGTTCTGTGATCTAA